One Pseudofrancisella aestuarii genomic region harbors:
- the ubiG gene encoding bifunctional 2-polyprenyl-6-hydroxyphenol methylase/3-demethylubiquinol 3-O-methyltransferase UbiG yields the protein MNINTKEVEKFSQLSQEWWNSEGPLKTLHQVNPLRLEFIEKFCSLVNKKVLDVGCGGGILTEALAKKDAKVSGLDASSEAIEIAKNHSQLNDLKINYYNYTIEEFTKTHKNNSFDIVTCMEMLEHVPNPESIIIEAVKLVKKDGYLFASTLNRNLKSYLLSIITAEHILKMVPKGTHEYSKFIKPYELTKIAEANNLRPVEIIGIHYNPLKKDFYLGKNVDVNYIIAFKKI from the coding sequence ATGAACATAAATACTAAAGAGGTCGAAAAATTCTCTCAACTTTCACAAGAGTGGTGGAACTCAGAGGGCCCGCTAAAAACATTACACCAAGTAAATCCCTTAAGATTAGAGTTTATTGAGAAATTTTGTTCTTTAGTAAATAAAAAAGTACTAGATGTAGGTTGTGGTGGGGGAATACTAACGGAAGCTCTAGCTAAAAAAGATGCGAAAGTTTCTGGTCTTGATGCCTCATCTGAAGCCATAGAAATAGCTAAGAACCATTCTCAGTTGAATGATTTAAAAATTAACTATTACAATTATACTATAGAAGAATTTACAAAAACTCATAAGAATAATTCTTTTGATATTGTTACATGCATGGAGATGCTAGAGCATGTTCCCAATCCAGAAAGTATTATTATAGAAGCAGTAAAATTAGTAAAAAAAGATGGATATCTATTTGCATCAACTTTAAATAGAAATTTAAAATCCTATCTATTATCTATAATTACTGCCGAACATATATTAAAAATGGTTCCAAAAGGAACTCATGAATATAGCAAATTTATAAAACCTTATGAATTAACTAAAATAGCTGAAGCTAACAATCTTAGACCTGTGGAAATAATTGGAATACATTATAACCCATTGAAGAAAGACTTTTATCTTGGGAAAAATGTTGACGTAAACTACATAATCGCTTTTAAAAAAATCTAA
- a CDS encoding MlaA family lipoprotein, with protein sequence MKVNKKSAFILGFFGLSLVGCSTTPDNRDPYENYNRAMYDFNDKAYSVLRPMAKGYDAVVPDSFQTGIFNFFNNLREPARIVNDLFQGEFSYAGDDSIRFLTNTTIGLAGFIDVADDWYGKEMRYHQSFAVTLHKWGWYDNEGGSNNKSPYIVWPLLGPGVLEDAATGVDALFNPLTYSFLIPGVGVAAYAISYGTTAAYYTNQGVSYLPAYDNLQEVSVDPYIAMRNAYIQNYDYGMSKVLKQELQKDDAALETDAAVLGVLGLDSGSLDTLAASSGNPSAAKQEPTYMLKSKLDSVNKATKVDEAFGEAYANDSSAVSIDDLEGKKPGLENQDQTPKELENAERIINDPTN encoded by the coding sequence ATGAAGGTCAATAAAAAGTCAGCTTTTATCTTAGGGTTTTTCGGTTTATCATTGGTTGGGTGTTCAACTACGCCTGATAATAGAGACCCATACGAAAATTATAATAGAGCAATGTATGATTTCAATGATAAGGCATATTCAGTTTTAAGACCTATGGCTAAAGGCTATGATGCTGTTGTTCCAGATTCTTTTCAAACTGGAATTTTTAACTTTTTTAATAATCTTAGAGAGCCTGCAAGGATAGTTAATGATCTATTTCAAGGAGAATTTAGCTATGCAGGTGATGATTCAATCAGATTCTTGACTAATACTACAATAGGATTAGCTGGTTTTATAGATGTTGCTGATGACTGGTATGGAAAAGAAATGAGATATCATCAAAGTTTTGCCGTAACCTTACATAAGTGGGGATGGTATGATAATGAAGGTGGTAGTAACAATAAATCTCCTTATATAGTATGGCCTTTACTTGGTCCAGGAGTACTTGAAGATGCTGCTACTGGTGTAGATGCTTTATTTAACCCACTTACGTACTCTTTCTTGATTCCAGGTGTTGGTGTTGCAGCATATGCTATTTCATATGGTACTACAGCTGCATACTATACAAACCAAGGAGTTTCTTATTTGCCAGCATATGATAACTTACAAGAGGTTTCTGTTGATCCATATATTGCTATGAGAAATGCATATATTCAGAATTATGATTATGGTATGTCAAAAGTACTTAAACAAGAATTACAAAAAGATGATGCAGCATTGGAAACAGATGCGGCTGTTTTAGGGGTCTTAGGACTTGATAGTGGGTCTTTAGATACGTTGGCAGCATCTAGTGGCAATCCTTCAGCAGCTAAGCAGGAACCTACTTATATGCTTAAGAGTAAGCTTGATAGTGTAAATAAAGCTACAAAAGTTGATGAGGCGTTTGGTGAAGCTTATGCTAATGATAGTAGTGCTGTCAGTATAGATGATTTGGAAGGTAAAAAACCTGGTCTAGAGAATCAGGATCAAACTCCAAAAGAGTTGGAGAATGCTGAAAGAATTATTAATGATCCTACTAATTAA
- a CDS encoding BolA/IbaG family iron-sulfur metabolism protein, with protein sequence MTKEQLKSIIEDAFTNCKANVESDDNVHFNATIIADEFNEIKNRVKRQQLVYSKINQHILSGEVHAISMKVLATNEV encoded by the coding sequence ATGACAAAGGAACAACTTAAATCAATAATTGAAGATGCTTTTACAAACTGCAAAGCAAATGTAGAAAGTGATGACAATGTACATTTTAATGCAACTATTATTGCTGATGAATTTAATGAAATTAAAAATAGAGTTAAAAGACAACAGCTAGTTTACTCAAAAATAAATCAACATATATTGTCTGGTGAAGTTCATGCTATTTCTATGAAAGTACTAGCAACAAATGAAGTATAA
- a CDS encoding STAS domain-containing protein → MINIINNVWHVETNLTLDTVSLINKKYKKALLQLKKDWTINFEKSKDIDCSGLSLIIEYIKYAKKRNIKLRLEKLNSKALSLAEVHGIDDIIKEFIN, encoded by the coding sequence ATGATAAATATTATCAATAATGTATGGCATGTCGAAACAAATTTGACCTTAGATACAGTTTCTCTAATTAATAAGAAATATAAAAAAGCCCTACTCCAATTAAAAAAAGATTGGACTATTAATTTTGAAAAAAGTAAAGATATAGATTGTTCAGGCTTATCATTAATAATCGAATATATTAAATATGCAAAAAAACGTAATATAAAACTGAGATTAGAGAAATTAAATTCTAAAGCCTTATCATTAGCAGAGGTTCATGGAATTGATGATATCATTAAGGAATTTATAAATTAG
- a CDS encoding MlaC/ttg2D family ABC transporter substrate-binding protein produces MLRKLNTLIFLLLTFFYAFADGSNAGNPVDLLNKTVVSTQDELIENSAEYQKDPYKLLELIKQNIVPIVAADVVAQIVVGSDKWNKATPEEKKEFIDLTTEMLTFTYAKNVAYAGKYKVTLYPFTSDEWKIKAVAIVNGKITNTNNGQSSELAIKLFKKDNQWKIYDINVAGVSILETYKPQFKSYKNVAEMNEAVKKTIQKIKEKSYPELLKDKTAEV; encoded by the coding sequence GTGCTTCGTAAATTAAATACCTTAATATTTTTATTGTTAACTTTCTTTTATGCGTTTGCTGATGGATCGAATGCTGGTAATCCAGTAGATTTACTTAATAAAACAGTAGTTAGTACACAAGATGAGTTGATAGAAAATTCTGCAGAATACCAAAAGGACCCATATAAACTACTCGAACTCATTAAACAAAATATTGTTCCTATAGTAGCTGCTGATGTTGTTGCCCAAATTGTAGTAGGCAGTGATAAATGGAATAAAGCAACTCCAGAAGAGAAAAAAGAGTTTATTGATTTAACTACTGAGATGCTTACATTTACTTATGCTAAGAATGTGGCATATGCTGGAAAATATAAAGTTACTTTATATCCATTTACTAGTGATGAATGGAAAATTAAAGCAGTTGCCATTGTTAATGGAAAAATAACAAATACTAATAATGGACAAAGTTCAGAACTTGCAATAAAACTATTCAAAAAAGACAATCAATGGAAAATATATGATATTAATGTAGCTGGCGTTAGTATCCTAGAAACTTATAAGCCTCAATTCAAATCATACAAAAATGTTGCAGAAATGAATGAAGCTGTTAAAAAAACCATCCAGAAAATAAAAGAAAAATCATACCCTGAACTATTAAAAGATAAAACTGCTGAAGTATGA
- the mlaD gene encoding outer membrane lipid asymmetry maintenance protein MlaD, with the protein MRNKYFEISVGLFIIIGVICLLFLTFKVSGTKVSSFNNNSYSITAEFKNVGSLRTNAAVKISGVEVGKVTNISLAKSYNGFIADVTISINNKEKIPANYSASIAMSGILGDNYIALSPPKEDILAIAGIEASGDTDKYLHNGSIIPLENTESALDLGSLINTFVASKDEDKK; encoded by the coding sequence GTGAGAAATAAATACTTTGAAATATCTGTAGGACTATTCATAATAATTGGAGTAATATGCTTACTTTTCTTAACATTTAAAGTAAGTGGAACTAAAGTCTCCAGTTTCAATAATAATTCTTACTCTATAACTGCAGAATTCAAAAATGTTGGCTCATTAAGAACTAATGCTGCAGTCAAAATATCTGGGGTTGAAGTAGGCAAAGTAACAAATATATCCTTAGCTAAATCATATAATGGATTTATTGCTGATGTAACTATTTCAATAAATAATAAAGAAAAAATCCCTGCCAACTACTCAGCATCTATAGCTATGTCAGGAATCCTCGGCGATAATTATATAGCCTTGAGTCCTCCTAAAGAAGACATATTAGCTATAGCTGGTATTGAAGCAAGTGGAGATACTGATAAATACTTACATAATGGCAGTATCATACCACTAGAAAATACAGAATCTGCACTTGACTTAGGCTCTTTAATAAACACTTTTGTAGCCTCAAAGGATGAAGATAAAAAATAG
- a CDS encoding MlaE family lipid ABC transporter permease subunit, whose amino-acid sequence MIYLLQKIYSVFFSALYNVNSAIILFFQIVFGKVHLRDTILQIKKIGINSSIIIITSGIFIGLVLSLQGYYTLSKFGAHSLLGVMVALSVLRELGPVVTAMLFAGRACSSITSEIGLMKATDQIDSLKVMNVNPISFILSTRFWACIVSVPILTLFFCSVSILAGYTLSSSVLGIGYGEFWSNIQASVSLSDITNGMIKSIVFSIIISWIALYQGYYSIPNSNGIAAATTRTVVYCCMSILGTDLILTSIMFGGV is encoded by the coding sequence ATGATCTATCTTTTACAAAAAATCTACAGTGTTTTTTTTAGTGCTTTATATAATGTTAACTCCGCAATCATTCTATTCTTTCAAATAGTTTTTGGGAAAGTTCATTTAAGAGACACCATATTACAAATAAAAAAGATTGGAATTAATTCAAGCATTATAATCATAACTTCAGGAATTTTTATTGGTCTAGTTTTAAGTTTACAAGGCTACTATACCCTTTCAAAATTCGGTGCTCATTCATTATTAGGGGTAATGGTTGCACTTAGTGTATTAAGAGAACTAGGACCTGTCGTTACAGCAATGCTTTTTGCAGGAAGAGCATGTAGCTCAATAACATCAGAAATAGGGCTAATGAAAGCGACTGATCAAATAGATAGCTTAAAAGTTATGAATGTAAATCCAATAAGTTTTATCCTTTCTACTAGGTTTTGGGCATGTATAGTTAGTGTTCCTATACTTACACTTTTCTTCTGTTCAGTTTCAATTTTAGCTGGATATACTCTAAGTTCTAGTGTACTAGGAATTGGGTATGGAGAGTTCTGGAGCAATATTCAAGCATCAGTAAGTCTTAGCGATATAACAAATGGCATGATTAAAAGCATAGTTTTTTCTATAATAATTTCATGGATAGCCCTATATCAAGGCTACTATAGCATACCAAATTCAAATGGTATAGCTGCTGCAACTACTAGAACAGTCGTTTACTGCTGTATGAGCATACTTGGTACTGATCTTATTCTTACATCTATAATGTTTGGGGGAGTTTAA
- a CDS encoding ABC transporter ATP-binding protein translates to MSENIEFKDVSFYRGERCIYDNVSFTIQKGKITSILGPSGAGKTTLLQLIAGLIKPKNGSINYRNHALTYKTKEKELKNIRKQMGFLFQSGALFTHLNIYDNIAFPLRKNTSLDENLIKNIVLMKLEAVGLLNTTQMMPNELSGGMARRVALARSIAMDPKIMLYDEPFTGQDPASFNTLLKLIKTLNQTLNITSIIVSHDIDEALDISDNVIIVANKKILACDSVENIKNSNDIAIQSFLKGEYKESKQPNNETSSSIKNKLLEI, encoded by the coding sequence ATGTCTGAAAACATAGAATTTAAAGACGTTTCATTTTATAGAGGTGAAAGATGCATATATGACAATGTATCATTCACTATTCAAAAAGGTAAGATAACTAGTATTCTAGGTCCGTCTGGTGCTGGCAAAACAACCTTACTCCAACTAATAGCTGGATTAATAAAACCAAAGAATGGTAGCATTAATTATAGAAATCATGCTTTAACTTACAAAACTAAAGAAAAAGAATTAAAAAATATAAGAAAACAAATGGGGTTTCTTTTTCAGTCTGGAGCACTATTTACTCATCTTAATATTTATGACAATATTGCCTTTCCTTTAAGAAAGAACACCTCTCTTGATGAAAATCTCATAAAGAATATAGTTCTAATGAAATTAGAGGCTGTTGGCTTATTAAATACAACTCAAATGATGCCAAATGAACTTTCAGGTGGGATGGCTAGAAGAGTAGCTCTAGCAAGATCAATAGCAATGGATCCTAAAATAATGTTATATGATGAGCCATTTACTGGACAAGATCCAGCTTCATTCAACACATTATTAAAGTTGATAAAAACTCTAAACCAAACTTTAAATATAACATCTATAATAGTGTCACACGATATAGATGAAGCTCTCGACATTTCAGACAATGTAATTATAGTAGCTAATAAAAAGATTTTAGCTTGTGATAGCGTTGAAAATATTAAAAATAGCAATGATATTGCAATACAATCATTTTTGAAGGGTGAGTACAAAGAAAGTAAACAACCAAATAATGAAACTTCTAGCTCTATAAAAAATAAATTACTGGAGATATAA
- the minE gene encoding cell division topological specificity factor MinE, producing MIAKIFGINISKNKKQRSASLAKERLQIIVAHQRNELGPKSSRISSHLLAELKDEIIEVVKKYIALSEENIRDIDIKVEDNNKNSTIEVNIPFN from the coding sequence ATGATAGCAAAAATTTTTGGCATAAACATAAGTAAAAACAAAAAACAAAGAAGTGCTTCTTTAGCTAAAGAAAGACTACAAATAATTGTTGCTCATCAGAGAAATGAGCTTGGACCTAAATCATCAAGAATTAGCAGTCACCTATTAGCTGAACTAAAAGATGAAATTATTGAAGTCGTAAAAAAATATATTGCTTTATCTGAAGAGAATATTAGAGATATTGATATCAAAGTTGAAGATAACAATAAAAACTCTACGATAGAAGTAAATATTCCTTTTAATTAA
- the minD gene encoding septum site-determining protein MinD yields MSEKKQGKVFVVTSGKGGVGKTTSSAAIAYAFAKRNLKTVVIDFDVGLRNLDLIMGCERRVVYDLVNVVKEEATINQAIIKDKRIDNLFIIPASQTRDKDALTEEGVDRVIAELKENFDIVICDSPAGIEKGSLMAMRCADAAIIVTNPEVSSVRDSDRILGMLSSKTLKAQKEGEFKEVHLLLNRYDAARAKAGAMLKAEDVSEILYTPIVGIIPESRDILEASNSGHPITHSTESIAAKAYFDAVDRILGEDIPMRHMEQKTSFFKKLIGKS; encoded by the coding sequence ATGAGTGAAAAAAAACAAGGTAAAGTATTCGTTGTTACATCTGGCAAAGGTGGCGTAGGAAAGACAACTTCTAGTGCAGCGATTGCTTATGCGTTTGCAAAAAGAAATTTAAAAACTGTTGTAATAGACTTCGATGTTGGTCTAAGAAATTTAGACTTAATAATGGGCTGTGAAAGAAGAGTCGTTTACGACTTAGTTAATGTCGTAAAAGAAGAGGCAACAATTAATCAGGCAATAATAAAAGATAAGAGAATAGACAATCTTTTCATTATCCCTGCATCTCAAACAAGAGATAAAGATGCCTTAACTGAAGAAGGTGTTGATAGAGTTATTGCAGAATTAAAAGAAAATTTTGATATCGTCATATGCGACTCGCCAGCTGGTATAGAAAAAGGTTCTTTAATGGCTATGAGATGTGCTGATGCAGCAATAATCGTTACAAATCCAGAAGTGTCTTCTGTAAGAGATTCTGATAGGATATTGGGCATGCTTTCGAGCAAAACTCTAAAAGCTCAAAAAGAGGGAGAATTTAAAGAAGTTCACCTACTACTAAATAGATATGACGCTGCAAGAGCTAAAGCTGGAGCAATGCTAAAAGCTGAAGATGTTAGTGAAATATTATACACACCTATCGTAGGAATAATTCCAGAATCTAGAGATATATTAGAAGCATCTAATAGCGGTCACCCTATAACTCACTCTACAGAAAGCATTGCTGCAAAAGCATACTTTGATGCTGTAGATAGAATACTAGGAGAAGATATTCCAATGAGACACATGGAACAAAAAACAAGTTTCTTTAAAAAGCTAATAGGTAAGTCATGA
- the minC gene encoding septum site-determining protein MinC, with protein MRQAFHFKGGNYTISAININTTELKQVESLLNSKISQSKSFFHNTPFAIDIRDIDTLPETTIKLLEKIISLFKTSGMVPVGFVTNNQDLKIKLAKAGHNILKSNKTKDDLITPEKTKGGVKIITSPVRTGQSIESRDGDIVITANVNNGAEIIADGNIVVYGRIGGRVIAGSSGDKDAKIICKDLKAELVSIAGKYVTLNNESIPVGDQYKEGYVVYLKDDKIHIEGF; from the coding sequence ATGAGGCAAGCCTTTCACTTCAAAGGTGGCAATTATACAATTAGTGCCATAAATATAAACACTACTGAATTAAAGCAAGTAGAGTCTTTGCTTAATTCAAAAATAAGCCAATCGAAATCCTTTTTCCATAACACTCCTTTTGCTATTGATATAAGAGATATAGATACTTTACCAGAGACCACTATTAAACTTCTTGAAAAAATAATAAGTCTATTTAAGACAAGTGGAATGGTTCCAGTAGGATTTGTTACAAACAATCAAGATCTTAAAATAAAACTAGCTAAAGCTGGTCACAACATTTTAAAAAGCAATAAAACAAAGGATGATTTAATAACGCCAGAAAAAACCAAGGGTGGCGTAAAAATAATAACATCTCCAGTTCGTACCGGCCAATCTATTGAATCTAGAGATGGCGATATTGTTATAACTGCTAATGTAAATAATGGTGCGGAAATTATTGCAGATGGAAATATAGTTGTATATGGTAGAATAGGCGGAAGAGTTATTGCAGGAAGTTCCGGTGATAAAGATGCAAAAATAATATGCAAAGATTTGAAAGCAGAACTCGTATCCATAGCAGGTAAATATGTTACATTAAATAATGAGAGTATCCCTGTTGGAGATCAATATAAAGAAGGCTATGTTGTTTACTTAAAAGATGACAAAATCCATATCGAAGGTTTTTAA
- the rpmG gene encoding 50S ribosomal protein L33 has product MREKIRLVSSAKTGHFYTTTKNKKNMPNKMEIKKFDPVVRQHVVYKEAKIK; this is encoded by the coding sequence ATGAGAGAAAAAATCAGATTAGTTTCTTCAGCTAAAACAGGTCATTTTTATACTACAACAAAAAATAAGAAAAATATGCCGAACAAAATGGAAATCAAAAAATTCGATCCAGTTGTTCGTCAACATGTTGTTTATAAAGAAGCTAAAATAAAATAA
- the rpmB gene encoding 50S ribosomal protein L28, producing the protein MSKFCIVTGKRPVTGNNVSHAQNKTRRRFLPNLHTHRFWVENENRYVKLKVSSKGMRIIDKKGIESVLSDLRAAGHSI; encoded by the coding sequence ATGTCTAAATTCTGTATAGTAACAGGTAAAAGACCTGTAACAGGAAACAATGTTTCTCACGCTCAAAATAAAACAAGAAGAAGATTTTTACCAAATCTTCATACTCACCGCTTCTGGGTTGAGAATGAGAATAGATATGTGAAGCTTAAAGTTAGCTCTAAAGGCATGAGAATAATTGATAAAAAAGGCATTGAAAGTGTACTTTCTGACTTAAGAGCAGCAGGACATTCAATCTAA
- the lptM gene encoding LPS translocon maturation chaperone LptM, with protein sequence MKFYKISISAIFCAFLLSACGQSGPLYLPDKPNIKSNNFSNTNLSDPTISSLNYNTGNDTSDTGSTDVTEYEILKPSKNNSNISSNSNNNQNIKNSSNNSNNTSSNSNNNQNIKNSSNNSNNTSSNSNNNQNIKNSSNNSNNTSSNSNNNQNIKNSSNNSNNTSSNSNNNQNIKNSVSAEYDSLDPSKPSQAELHTTSELIDTGDDFQFNSKNIDSSSQAGGNPMG encoded by the coding sequence ATGAAATTTTATAAAATCTCTATATCTGCTATATTTTGTGCTTTTCTACTAAGTGCTTGCGGACAATCAGGCCCACTATATTTACCTGACAAACCAAATATAAAAAGCAATAATTTTTCTAATACCAACCTATCTGATCCGACAATAAGTAGCTTAAATTATAATACTGGAAATGACACTTCCGATACAGGTTCGACAGATGTAACAGAGTATGAAATCTTAAAACCTAGTAAAAATAATTCCAACATCTCATCAAACTCTAACAATAACCAAAATATTAAAAATAGTTCTAACAACTCTAATAACACTTCTTCTAACTCTAACAATAACCAAAATATTAAAAATAGTTCTAACAACTCTAATAACACTTCTTCTAACTCTAACAATAACCAAAATATTAAAAATAGTTCTAACAACTCTAATAACACTTCTTCTAACTCTAACAATAACCAAAATATTAAAAATAGTTCTAACAACTCTAATAACACTTCTTCTAACTCTAACAATAACCAAAATATTAAAAATTCAGTTTCAGCTGAATATGACTCATTAGATCCAAGCAAACCAAGTCAAGCTGAATTACATACAACCTCAGAACTTATAGATACTGGCGATGACTTTCAATTCAATAGCAAAAATATTGATAGCTCTTCACAAGCTGGCGGCAACCCTATGGGTTAA
- the recG gene encoding ATP-dependent DNA helicase RecG → MDFLDFTGIGEKTLKIFNKYGLNKPNELLTIFPKDYKDTTNATAIESLTSDQKALIEGSITNLNIKKFGKKLLSFIVNDGTGYCQIVLFKFYPNQIKMLENAESVRCYGKISFSNGVQMIHPEWAIIKDGKCTLEKKVSPIYGLTKISNKLIVQIISEMVSKNQVFDLLPNNFVEQYSLINFSEALSYIHVLTNAFDKSLLPKARYSIKFEEMLAYKLAEENIRKDFNETISPLLEVSKSLQEKFFSKLPYALTKAQQKAMEEILSDIKEPRTMIRLLQGDVGAGKTIVATLALYVAAKSGYQAAIMAPTEILAEQHYAFLSSYLADFDIEVIPLLGKLTAKQIKENLRKIAMTDACVIVGTHAIFQDRVIYKNLGLVIVDEQHRFGVEQRLALVKKAKTGEKVAPHQLIISATPIPRTLAMTLYGNLQLSILDELPPSRRKIVTTILNRSKKQILIDKLKKAISQGEQVYWVCPLVEESESLDSLQDVKSLYEELTSYLGIEAVGLVYGSMKSKEKIEVMDNFKEGKYSILVATTVIEVGVDVPNATIMIIDNAERLGLSQLHQLRGRVGRGSKESYCVLLYGDKISEVGKKRISLIRESQDGFYLAEQDLQIRGAGDILGKEQSGISTFRTFDINEYYESYEAILEAADILQQDYPEVVPKLIDRWFNRRVDYVDV, encoded by the coding sequence GTGGATTTCTTAGATTTTACGGGGATTGGAGAAAAGACTCTTAAGATATTTAATAAATATGGCTTAAATAAGCCGAATGAGTTGTTAACTATTTTTCCAAAAGACTATAAGGATACTACAAATGCTACAGCCATAGAAAGTCTTACCAGTGATCAAAAAGCTCTTATAGAAGGTAGCATTACTAACTTAAATATTAAAAAGTTTGGTAAAAAACTTTTAAGCTTCATTGTTAATGATGGCACGGGATACTGTCAAATTGTTCTTTTTAAATTTTATCCTAATCAAATTAAAATGTTAGAAAATGCAGAGTCTGTAAGATGCTATGGAAAAATTTCTTTTTCTAATGGTGTTCAAATGATTCATCCAGAGTGGGCCATAATAAAAGATGGTAAATGTACATTAGAAAAAAAAGTATCTCCAATTTATGGCTTAACTAAAATATCAAATAAATTGATTGTACAAATAATTTCTGAAATGGTTTCTAAAAACCAAGTTTTTGATTTATTGCCAAATAATTTTGTTGAGCAATATTCATTAATTAATTTTTCTGAGGCTTTAAGCTATATACATGTCTTAACAAATGCTTTTGATAAGAGCTTATTGCCCAAGGCGAGGTATTCTATTAAATTTGAGGAAATGTTGGCTTATAAATTGGCTGAAGAAAATATAAGAAAAGATTTTAATGAAACAATATCACCATTACTAGAAGTTAGTAAAAGCTTGCAAGAAAAATTTTTTTCTAAGCTACCTTATGCTTTAACTAAAGCTCAACAGAAGGCGATGGAGGAAATTCTTTCAGATATAAAAGAGCCAAGAACAATGATAAGGCTTCTACAAGGAGATGTTGGTGCTGGTAAGACTATAGTGGCAACTTTGGCATTATATGTTGCTGCTAAGTCAGGATATCAAGCGGCGATAATGGCGCCAACAGAAATATTGGCTGAACAGCATTATGCTTTTTTGAGTAGTTATTTAGCTGATTTTGATATTGAGGTTATACCTTTGTTAGGTAAGCTAACAGCTAAGCAAATAAAAGAAAATCTAAGAAAAATAGCTATGACAGATGCTTGTGTAATTGTGGGGACGCACGCAATCTTTCAAGATAGGGTGATATATAAAAATCTTGGGCTAGTTATAGTTGATGAGCAACATAGGTTTGGAGTTGAGCAAAGGTTGGCGTTAGTAAAAAAAGCAAAAACAGGAGAAAAGGTTGCACCGCATCAATTAATAATATCAGCGACACCAATTCCAAGAACATTGGCGATGACATTATATGGAAATTTACAATTATCAATATTAGATGAACTACCACCTTCAAGGAGAAAAATAGTTACGACTATTTTGAATAGGAGTAAAAAACAGATTCTTATAGATAAGCTTAAAAAAGCTATATCTCAAGGAGAACAAGTTTATTGGGTGTGTCCATTAGTTGAAGAATCAGAAAGTCTAGATTCATTACAGGATGTTAAGAGTTTGTATGAAGAGTTAACTTCTTATTTAGGGATTGAAGCGGTAGGGCTTGTTTATGGCTCAATGAAATCAAAAGAAAAAATTGAAGTTATGGATAATTTTAAGGAAGGTAAATATAGCATTTTAGTGGCAACAACTGTTATAGAAGTTGGAGTTGATGTCCCTAATGCAACTATTATGATTATAGATAATGCTGAGAGGCTTGGACTATCTCAATTGCATCAATTGAGAGGTAGAGTTGGAAGGGGCTCAAAAGAAAGTTATTGTGTGCTTTTATATGGAGATAAAATTAGTGAGGTAGGAAAAAAACGGATATCGCTAATTAGAGAGTCTCAAGATGGGTTTTATTTAGCAGAACAAGACTTGCAGATTCGTGGGGCTGGGGATATTTTAGGTAAAGAGCAGTCAGGAATATCAACTTTTAGAACATTTGATATAAATGAATATTATGAAAGTTATGAAGCAATTTTAGAGGCTGCTGATATCCTTCAACAAGATTATCCAGAAGTTGTTCCTAAACTTATAGATAGATGGTTTAATCGTAGAGTAGATTATGTGGATGTTTAG